From Magnolia sinica isolate HGM2019 chromosome 13, MsV1, whole genome shotgun sequence, one genomic window encodes:
- the LOC131222760 gene encoding protein ROOT HAIR DEFECTIVE 3-like codes for MAMLDRPRSSLLQFDSRCLSQSHLPIGSSFMGMDESCSTNLIDGDGAFNVSGIENFVKAVKLGECGLSYAVVSIMGPQSSGKSTLLNHLFRTNFREMDAFKGRSQTTKGIWLAKCVDIEPCTLVMDLEGTDGRERGEDDTAFEKQSALFALAVSDIVLINMWCHDIGREQAANKPLLKTVFQVMLRLFSPRKTTLLFVIRDKSKTPLENLEPILREDIQKIWNSVLKPQAHKETPLSEFFNVEVVALSSYEEKEEQFKEQVASLRQRFFHSIAPGGLAGDRRAVVPASGFSFSAQQIWKTIKENKDLDLPAHKVMVATVRCEEIANERHASLTLNEEWLQVEEAVQSGPVPGFGKKLSAILTTCLSEYDTEAIYFDEGVRTVKRKQLESRILQLVHPAYQSMLGHLRSRTLDSFKEAFDKALNRGEGFAVAARDCTQAFMSAFDEGCADVSIEQANWEPSKVRDKLRRDIDAHVASVCAAKLSELNAQYEEQLDAALAAPVEALLDAAGNDTWPSIKILLKRETESAVSGLSSSLSGFDIDQATMDKMLTNLADYAKNVVETKAREEAGRVLIRMKDRFATLFSRDDESMPRVWTGKEDIRAITKTARSASLKLLSVMAAIRLDENADNIENTLSLALGDSGNTGATNKSITSFDPLASSTWEEVPSTKTLITPVQCKSLWRQFKAETEYSVTQAMAAQEANRRNNNWLPPPWAILAMVVLGFNEFMTLLRNPLYLGVIFVVYLLGKALWVQLDISGEFRNGALPGLLSLSTKFLPTVMNLLKKLAEEGQMAQQPTDHRRNPALDSRSFKNGTQSNSTSDASSNITSAENGAEYSSPPLRQRHQESE; via the exons GAAAGAGCACTCTCTTGAACCATCTATTTCGCACCAACTTCAGGGAGATGGATGCTTTTAAGGGGAG GTCTCAAACTACAAAAGGCATTTGGTTGGCAAAGTGTGTTGATATTGAACCATGTACGCTCGTCATGGATCTGGAGGGTACAGATGGGAGGGAGCGAGGAGAG GATGATACTGCCTTCGAGAAACAGAGTGCTCTTTTTGCTCTTGCAGTTTCAGATATAGTGCTTATAAATAT GTGGTGCCATGATATTGGCCGGGAACAGGCTGCAAACAAGCCTCTTCTTAAGACCGTTTTCCAG GTCATGTTGCGGTTGTTTAGTCCTCGTAAAACAACTTTGCTTTTTGTCATACGTGATAAATCCAAG ACCCCATTAGAAAATTTGGAACCTATTCTGAGGGAAGATATCCAGAAG atATGGAACAGTGTTCTCAAACCACAAGCTCACAAGGAAACTCCCCTCAGTGAATTTTTCAAT GTGGAAGTTGTGGCTCTTTCCAGCTATGAGGAGAAGGAAGAGCAATTTAAAGAGCAG GTAGCAAGTTTAAGGCAGCGATTTTTTCATTCCATTGCTCCTGGTGGTCTTGCTGGAGATCGGCGAGCTGTTGTTCCTGCTTCAGGATTTTCTTTTAGTGCGCAACAAATCTGGAAGACAATCAAGGAAAACAAAGACCTTGACCTTCCTGCCCACAAG GTTATGGTTGCTACTGTACGTTGTGAAGAAATTGCTAATGAAAGGCATGCTAGTTTAACTTTGAATGAG GAATGGCTTCAGGTGGAAGAAGCTGTACAATCTGGCCCAGTTCCAGGCTTTGGGAAGAAGCTCAGTGCAATCCTAACAACTTGTCTATCAGA GTATGACACAGAAGCTATCTATTTTGATGAAGGTGTTAGAACTGTGAAGCGGAAGCAGTTGGAATCAAGAATTCTACAG CTTGTCCATCCTGCCTATCAATCCATGTTGGGACACCTACGATCCAGAACTCTTGATAGTTTTAAGGAAGCGTTTGATAAGGCTCTTAATAGAGGGGAAGGATTTGCTGTGGCTGCTCGTGATTGCACCCAGGCTTTTATGTCTGCATTCGATGAAGGATGTGCAG ATGTATCTATTGAGCAAGCAAACTGGGAGCCTTCCAAAGTTCGGGACAAGCTTCGGCGTGACATTGATGCTCATGTAGCTTCTGTCTGTGCTGCCAAATTGTCTGAACTTAACGCCCAATACGAG GAGCAACTCGATGCAGCACTTGCAGCGCCCGTGGAAGCTCTTCTAGATGCAGCTGGCAATGATACCTGGCCATCGATAAAAATCCTTCTGAAACGCGAGACCGAGTCAGCGGTCTCTGGACTTTCATCTTCCCTATCTGGCTTCGACATTGACCAAGCAACCATGGATAAAATGCTCACAAACCTGGCAGATTATGCAAAAAATGTGGTTGAAACAAAGGCAAGAGAAGAAGCTGGAAGGGTCCTGATTCGTATGAAGGACAG GTTTGCAACATTGTTTAGCCGTGATGACGAATCGATGCCTAGAGTTTGGACTGGGAAAGAAGACATCCGTGCAATCACAAAAACTGCCCGCTCTGCG TCCTTGAAACTGCTCTCTGTCATGGCTGCAATCCGTTTGGATGAGAATGCCGATAATATCGAGAATACTCTCTCACTTGCTCTTGGGGATTCTGGTAACACTGGTGCTACTAATAAGAGCATCACATCATTTGATCCACTTGCTTCAAGCACTTGGGAAGAG GTTCCCTCTACGAAAACCTTGATTACACCTGTCCAATGTAAATCTCTGTGGAGGCAATTCAAGGCAGAGACAGAGTACAGTGTCACTCAAGCAATGGCTGCTCAG GAAGCCAATAGGCGAAATAACAACTGGTTACCACCTCCATGGGCAATTCTGGCCATGGTTGTTCTTGGATTCAATGAATTTATGACACTCCTAAG GAATCCGTTGTATCTCGGTGTTATATTTGTTGTTTATCTCCTAGGCAAAGCCCTTTGGGTCCAGCTCGACATCTCTGGTGAATTTCGCAATGGTGCG CTTCCGGGGCTTCTCTCATTGTCTACCAAGTTTCTTCCGACTGTCATGAACCTTCTCAAGAAACTAGCAGAGGAGGGCCAAATGGCGCAGCAGCCTACTGATCATCGGAGAAACCCCGCACTAGATTCGAGGAGCTTCAAGAATGGAACACAGAGCAATTCAACATCAGATGCATCATCGAATATAACTTCGGCGGAGAATGGGGCCGAGTACTCGAGCCCACCTCTGAGGCAAAGACACCAGGAAAGTGAATAG